Genomic segment of Candidatus Marinimicrobia bacterium CG08_land_8_20_14_0_20_45_22:
TTATCTTTGACCGGATTATCTTTAACCATTACGTAATTCTAAATTCTAAATTCTAAATTCTAAATTTCTTCGCGGGCTCTGCGAGCGTTACGAGATTCTTTGCCTCTTGCTAAGGGCCGCCACCGCATCATGCGGGATTTTGCATTTTGCATTTTTCATTATCCATTTCTTTGCGATCTTTTTTCACGCCGCTCTCTTATCTGCTTAATTGCGCTGACTGCGGTACACATCGCTTCAAGAAATGCAGGAAGTTCCGCGTAAATGTCTTCCGCGTTCTCTTCAAGATAGGTGTGTGAAGCCAGATTCCGGCTCTCCAGCATTTTTAAGAATAACATCTCGTCTCGAATCACCCCAAGTTCAAGTGCGGTGCCAATGCTCGATCGCGGTGAACGGGGATCGAGTCCTTCTTTCAGAGCAAACTCTTTGAGAACTTTCCAGAACAACTCAAAGGTGAATTCAAACCGTTGTATTGCCGAATCCCTTACAAACTCATCTTTGGGTTGCTGAAGGGCTTTGCGCAGTTGCAGACTCGCCCTTTCGAAATCGCCCGTTAATAATTCCAGTTTGTCGTTCATCATAATAGAATCGCGTCCCTTTTCGCATAATCGTTGAATGTGGAGGACACCCGTTGAAAGTCAACCAGATCGATCCGATGCAGAGTCGGAAGCCGTTCCAACTCCTCTTTCATCTTACACATGAGTTCCAGAGAAATCTTATTTCCCGTATCGATCCCAAAGTCGTAGTCCGAACGATCCGTATAACGCCCCGTCGTT
This window contains:
- a CDS encoding nucleotidyltransferase yields the protein MNDKLELLTGDFERASLQLRKALQQPKDEFVRDSAIQRFEFTFELFWKVLKEFALKEGLDPRSPRSSIGTALELGVIRDEMLFLKMLESRNLASHTYLEENAEDIYAELPAFLEAMCTAVSAIKQIRERREKRSQRNG